One region of Oryzias latipes chromosome 6, ASM223467v1 genomic DNA includes:
- the LOC101156492 gene encoding uncharacterized protein LOC101156492 has product MDVTKYPENGEHICFLIFAFLQADCRDSYLQQELFSLGKDFNIIRDKNSDSRTAYVDNEGIESDGHLDESISLPLDDILPLVELQGDHAVAAALWDVAQGLRTIADQFEDRVVNQATRDLRSRIEKSLPEQWAQLLKHEVTRMMNQGLGMENFAQERVIMACTFTLVKGVCKQAPHLLRNLFEAALQFVWCGA; this is encoded by the exons ATGGATGTCACCAAGTATCCAGAGAATGGAGAACATATCTGCTTCTTAATTTTTGCCTTCCTTCAAGCAGACTGTAGAGACTCGTATCTGCAGCAGGAGCTTTTTAGTCTGGGAAAGGATTTTAACATCATCAGGGACAAGAACTCTGACTCAAGAACAGCTTATGTGGACAATGAAGGCATTGAATCTGATGGACACCTAGATGAGAGCATTTCGCTTCCTCTGGATGACATTCTGCCCCTAGTGGAACTGCAGG GAGACCATGCAGTAGCAGCGGCCCTCTGGGACGTCGCACAAGGTCTGAGGACAATTGCAGACCAGTTTGAGGACAGAGTCGTCAATCAGGCGACCCGGGACTTGAGAAGCCGCATAGAAAAATCTCTCCCTGAG CAGTGGGCACAGCTGCTCAAACATGAAGTCACCCGGATGATGAACCAGGGACTAGGTATGGAGAACTTTGCCCAGGAGCGGGTGATCATGGCCTGCACCTTCACCCTGGTGAAGGGGGTGTGCAAGCAGGCCCCCCACCTGCTGAGGAACCTCTTTGAGGCTGCGCTGCAGTTCGTCTGGTGTGGAGCATGA
- the LOC101156733 gene encoding wee1-like protein kinase 2, translated as MHAAKFERAGGEEEEGLRCPRAMKEPLPRTQTLTMATLFDGINQQLDFSSCGEDGSSGNASDHFASQMCRTPRVQRHRSRSSPSTSTSPSQCASPIPYASWKKLRLCDSPSTPKSLLSKSTLPLSGVKISRHQRSLRFSCTGANLMQVPSVNVNPFTPETVRRNSEQHLSYSIRSDEEDDRLRLKTSLTSSEEEDEAFFPSKRRAVQAFLLSRYESEFLELECIGEGEFGAVYKCVKRLDGCLYAIKRSRRPLAGSANEQLALKEVYAHAVLGHHPHVVRYYSAWAEDDHMVIQNEYCDGGSLSNAIARKEAQGERLTEAELKDLLLQVSMGLKYIHSLGLVHLDIKPSNIFICLPPSINEASEEEEDDEGNSAGATYKIGDLGHVTSTNSPQVEEGDSRFLAREVLHEDYRHLPKADIFALGLTVLLAAGAPPLPQNGDQWHRLREGHIPAVSQELSPSFRSLLQSLLDPDPVKRPSAKELCKNPVLRENRTERLATRLRKELNVEKFRISILEKELREARLAALSPKENFSPGLKSTKMGSLPRARKRLVGRNTARSLSYGCSGYAA; from the exons ATGCATGCCGCGAAATTTGAGCGTGCTGGCGGTGAGGAAGAAGAAGGTCTGCGG TGTCCTAGAGCCATGAAGGAACCCCTCCCCAGAACCCAGACACTGACCATGGCGACGCTGTTTGATGGGATCAACCAGCAGCTGGACTTCTCCAGCTGTGGAGAAGATGGGAGCAGTGGCAACGCCTCGGACCACTTTGCCTCTCAGATGTGCAGAACGCCTCGAGTGCAGCGCCACCGCAGCAGGAGCAGCCCCTCAACCTCAACCTCGCCGTCGCAGTGCGCCAGCCCCATACCTTACGCTTCCTGGAAGAAGCTGAGGCTCTGTGACTCTCCCAGCACACCAAAG agtttgCTGTCAAAGTCCACCCTGCCTCTCTCTGGCGTTAAGATAAGTCGCCATCAGAGGAGTCTGCGGTTTTCCTGCACCGGTGCGAACTTGATGCAGGTACCTTCTGTCAACGTAAACCCCTTCACCCCTGAGACGGTGCGCAGGAACAGTGAGCAACACTTGAGCTACAGCATCAGaagtgatgaagaggatgacAGGCTCAG GTTGAAAACCAGCCTCACTTCGTctgaagaggaagatgaagctTTCTTCCCATCAAAG AGACGAGCTGTTCAAGCCTTCCTGCTGTCGCGCTACGAGAGCGAGTTCCTGGAGCTGGAGTGCATTGGCGAGGGCGAGTTCGGGGCCGTTTATAAGTGTGTGAAGAGGCTGGATGGCTGCCTGTACGCAATAAAGCGCTCTCGACGCCCCCTGGCAGGTTCTGCCAACGA GCAGCTGGCCTTGAAGGAAGTGTATGCACACGCTGTGCTCGGACACCACCCACATGTGGTCCGCTATTACTCTGCATGGGCAGAGGATGACCACATGGTCATCCAGAACGAATACTGTGACG GCGGGAGTCTGAGCAACGCCATCGCGAGGAAGGAGGCGCAGGGGGAGCGGCTCACGGAGGCCGAACTCAAAGATCTGCTTCTGCAGGTTTCTATGGGTCTGAAGTACATCCACAGCTTGGGCCTTGTCCACTTGGACATCAAGCCAA gcaatatttttatttgcctGCCACCCAGCATAAATGAGGcaagtgaggaggaggaggatgacgaAGGCAACTCAGCTGGAGCCACTTACAAAATTG GTGATCTAGGTCATGTTACATCAACCAACAGCCCTCAAGTTGAAGAAGGAGACAGCCGCTTTTTGGCCCGTGAAGTCCTGCACGAG GATTACAGACACCTTCCTAAAGCGGACATATTTGCCCTGGGCCTTACTGTTCTGTTGGCCGCTGGAGCTCCGCCCCTGCCACAAAATGGAGATCAGTGGCACCGATTGAGGGAGGGGCATATTCCTGCGGTGTCACAGGAGCTGTCACCTTCCTTCAGATCTTTACTGCAG TCATTGCTGGACCCTGATCCGGTGAAGAGGCCGTCCGCCAAGGAGCTCTGCAAGAACCCCGTCTTGAGGGAGAACCGGACCGAGAGGCTGGCGACCCGGCTCCGGAAGGAGCTGAACGTGGAGAAATTTAGGATATCCATTCTTGAGAA GGAACTCCGGGAGGCTCGCCTGGCAGCTCTGTCCCCAAAGGAAAACTTCTCTCCAGGGCTGAAATCTACCAAGATGGGGTCTCTGCCCCGGGCCCGAAAAAGGCTTGTAGGCAGGAACACGGCCCGATCCTTGAGCTACGGGTGTTCCGGGTACGCAGCCTGA
- the bcl2l13 gene encoding bcl-2-like protein 13 isoform X2, which translates to MKRRGAQDERERARRTKGQIEDELKQLDHDISEAFLSTGFDRRASPVFSPANPDISVEDCLAAVGDKVARELDVYLEAAVQTLLAGPQDYQTFRKAALDLSAHTHGGWSKVVVPLLLLQALLQKGRPLASLLNVGLRCLEEEEADFIIQQGGWGEIFNVFPEEEHGEAIAEDSNDIYILSGEQPPDQLSPPLSLLGGGDNSSEQSSWQTESLPVSLAGHESWAQVGVMDPEDVKSLDSNEGVALAEERSENNSSNSDIVHVEREEAELLEEGGEVGVIEDSMMSVLGTESELAELRAEFGDQTPVDPASTPPAALLSLEEPVVIETPESLSAEPSLLSSAELLAPLSETAVDPQPEELLPVPAVEPEPKPEPAATTTPVPSGVTTQPAVEEIPASPEAPLETVPEPALASHQPEPEAATAPLLAPPSGAPVVPVVEAPEPPEPACELPVLLYGSAAAVLLAAVAYGVFRLRKR; encoded by the exons ATGAAACGAA GGGGCGCTCAGGATGAGAGGGAGAGGGCAAGAAGGACTAAAGGGCAGATAGAGGATGAGCTGAAGCAGCTGGACCATGACATTTCTGAAG CCTTTCTCAGCACGGGATTCGATCGCCGAGCGTCACCCGTCTTCAGCCCGGCCAACCCGGACATCTCTGTGGAAGACTGCCTCGCTGCCGTTGGAGACAAAGTGGCCCGAGAGCTGGACGTATACCTGGAAGCAGCCGTGCAAACGCTCCTCGCGGG ACCTCAGGACTACCAAACATTCAGAAAAGCAGCGCTGGATCTGTCGGCACACACACACGGCGGCTGGAGTAAG GTGGTtgtgccgctgctgctgctccaggcGTTGCTGCAGAAGGGCCGGCCTTTGGCCAGTCTGTTGAACGTGGGCCTGCGCTgcctggaggaggaagaggcggACTTCATCATCCAGCAAGGAGGATGG GGTGAGATTTTCAACGTGTTTCCTGAGGAGGAGCACGGGGAAGCCATAGCTGAGGACAGCAACGACATCTACATCCTGTCTGGGGAGCAGCCCCCCGACCAGCTGAGCCCCCCGTTGTCGCTGCTCGGCGGCGGAGACAACAGCAGCGAGCAGAGCTCCTGGCAGACGGAGAGCTTACCGGTGTCTCTGGCCGGACACGAGTCGTGGGCGCAGGTTGGCGTGATGGACCCTGAAGACGTGAAGAGTCTGGACAGCAATGAGGGCGTGGCCCTGGCGGAGGAGCGCAGCGAGAACAACTCCTCAAACTCAGACATTGTCCACGTTGAGCGCGAGGAGGCGGAGCTCCTGGAGGAGGGCGGGGAAGTCGGAGTGATAGAGGACAGCATGATGAGCGTTTTGGGCACTGAGAGCGAGCTGGCTGAGCTCCGGGCCGAGTTTGGTGACCAAACTCCCGTTGACCCCGCCTCCACACCTCCTGCAGCCCTGCTTTCTCTGGAGGAGCCGGTTGTGATCGAGACGCCGGAAAGCCTGTCTGCAGAACCTTCTCTCCTGTCTTCAGCCGAGTTGCTTGCTCCGCTCTCAGAAACTGCTGTTGACCCTCAACCTGAGGAATTGCTGCCTGTTCCTGCAGTAGAACCAGAACCCAAACCAGAACCAGCTGCTACCACCACCCCAGTGCCTTCCGGAGTGACGACCCAACCTGCAGTCGAGGAAATCCCAGCGTCTCCTGAAGCCCCATTAGAGACAGTTCCTGAACCGGCGTTGGCGTCTCATCAGCCAGAACCGGAGGCGGCGACTGCCCCTCTGTTAGCCCCACCTTCTGGCGCTCCCGTGGTCCCGGTGGTGGAGGCTCCTGAGCCGCCAGAACCAGCATGCGAGCTGCCCGTGCTGCTTTACGGCAGTGCAGCAGCGGTGCTGCTGGCCGCTGTGGCCTATGGAGTCTTTAGGCTGAGAAAGAGATAG
- the bcl2l13 gene encoding bcl-2-like protein 13 isoform X1 produces MAAPASTSRASVTASVPEGFRYETKYVVLSYLGLPPVGRLQASVTEDGGAQDERERARRTKGQIEDELKQLDHDISEAFLSTGFDRRASPVFSPANPDISVEDCLAAVGDKVARELDVYLEAAVQTLLAGPQDYQTFRKAALDLSAHTHGGWSKVVVPLLLLQALLQKGRPLASLLNVGLRCLEEEEADFIIQQGGWGEIFNVFPEEEHGEAIAEDSNDIYILSGEQPPDQLSPPLSLLGGGDNSSEQSSWQTESLPVSLAGHESWAQVGVMDPEDVKSLDSNEGVALAEERSENNSSNSDIVHVEREEAELLEEGGEVGVIEDSMMSVLGTESELAELRAEFGDQTPVDPASTPPAALLSLEEPVVIETPESLSAEPSLLSSAELLAPLSETAVDPQPEELLPVPAVEPEPKPEPAATTTPVPSGVTTQPAVEEIPASPEAPLETVPEPALASHQPEPEAATAPLLAPPSGAPVVPVVEAPEPPEPACELPVLLYGSAAAVLLAAVAYGVFRLRKR; encoded by the exons ATGGCTGCGCCGGCCTCCACCTCTCGTGCCTCCGTCACCGCCTCTGTGCCTGAGGGTTTCCGCTATGAAACGAAGTACGTGGTGCTCAGCTACCTTGGACTGCCGCCCGTCGGCAGATTGCAGGCCTCGGTCACGGAGGACG GGGGCGCTCAGGATGAGAGGGAGAGGGCAAGAAGGACTAAAGGGCAGATAGAGGATGAGCTGAAGCAGCTGGACCATGACATTTCTGAAG CCTTTCTCAGCACGGGATTCGATCGCCGAGCGTCACCCGTCTTCAGCCCGGCCAACCCGGACATCTCTGTGGAAGACTGCCTCGCTGCCGTTGGAGACAAAGTGGCCCGAGAGCTGGACGTATACCTGGAAGCAGCCGTGCAAACGCTCCTCGCGGG ACCTCAGGACTACCAAACATTCAGAAAAGCAGCGCTGGATCTGTCGGCACACACACACGGCGGCTGGAGTAAG GTGGTtgtgccgctgctgctgctccaggcGTTGCTGCAGAAGGGCCGGCCTTTGGCCAGTCTGTTGAACGTGGGCCTGCGCTgcctggaggaggaagaggcggACTTCATCATCCAGCAAGGAGGATGG GGTGAGATTTTCAACGTGTTTCCTGAGGAGGAGCACGGGGAAGCCATAGCTGAGGACAGCAACGACATCTACATCCTGTCTGGGGAGCAGCCCCCCGACCAGCTGAGCCCCCCGTTGTCGCTGCTCGGCGGCGGAGACAACAGCAGCGAGCAGAGCTCCTGGCAGACGGAGAGCTTACCGGTGTCTCTGGCCGGACACGAGTCGTGGGCGCAGGTTGGCGTGATGGACCCTGAAGACGTGAAGAGTCTGGACAGCAATGAGGGCGTGGCCCTGGCGGAGGAGCGCAGCGAGAACAACTCCTCAAACTCAGACATTGTCCACGTTGAGCGCGAGGAGGCGGAGCTCCTGGAGGAGGGCGGGGAAGTCGGAGTGATAGAGGACAGCATGATGAGCGTTTTGGGCACTGAGAGCGAGCTGGCTGAGCTCCGGGCCGAGTTTGGTGACCAAACTCCCGTTGACCCCGCCTCCACACCTCCTGCAGCCCTGCTTTCTCTGGAGGAGCCGGTTGTGATCGAGACGCCGGAAAGCCTGTCTGCAGAACCTTCTCTCCTGTCTTCAGCCGAGTTGCTTGCTCCGCTCTCAGAAACTGCTGTTGACCCTCAACCTGAGGAATTGCTGCCTGTTCCTGCAGTAGAACCAGAACCCAAACCAGAACCAGCTGCTACCACCACCCCAGTGCCTTCCGGAGTGACGACCCAACCTGCAGTCGAGGAAATCCCAGCGTCTCCTGAAGCCCCATTAGAGACAGTTCCTGAACCGGCGTTGGCGTCTCATCAGCCAGAACCGGAGGCGGCGACTGCCCCTCTGTTAGCCCCACCTTCTGGCGCTCCCGTGGTCCCGGTGGTGGAGGCTCCTGAGCCGCCAGAACCAGCATGCGAGCTGCCCGTGCTGCTTTACGGCAGTGCAGCAGCGGTGCTGCTGGCCGCTGTGGCCTATGGAGTCTTTAGGCTGAGAAAGAGATAG